From the Lathyrus oleraceus cultivar Zhongwan6 chromosome 3, CAAS_Psat_ZW6_1.0, whole genome shotgun sequence genome, the window ccttccaccagacccatgtcggtcacatcaaacccaagggagttctgacattccatggctcggattttctcagcaagagcatccacttttcACAACATCGTagtcctcactgaggagagtaaacgtGTCCTCTTGTTTGTCAACAAGTGAAGCAGGACGATGAACTGGAAtccgggtagctctgacattgacctctgcagcaagaggctgtccattgattctgataccctcaagttcatccccgacggcatagtcgttagtgggagcagcaacatggatagtctcatgagcgggtgcagcaacaggcgaagcacggttggaaGTCTGAAGTGCAGTCTCTTGTCCCTGAACCAAAGCtcggagctcctcctgaccttgagcaactccttgcatcatgttcatgaactgggccatgtttgccctcatctcagctaactcagtctgaacctgatccatacttctctgttgattgagcctggtcgcggtgcggacggtgatcaacaatcctgtctcagtcaaaacccagagtgagaagtctctcccaagcatgtctgtaatgcaagaTATGTGCATGctatgcatgatatgggtactattttgtcatgaatgatcctgatgaaggatatgcgtatgcgagttaactttttttcattttcatgcattactatttttttggaaaataaacatgctatgatgcaaatgatggagccaagactggccaggttgtgcgtctcaaggcacagggtcaaagcttcggctcgaattctgatcacaaacatctgaaacccaaagtcaatctgatcaactggcatctgaacccacATCTGGAGAGCTGAGTCACCATCCGAGtaagtaccctcaaattcagcccagggatccgaaataaacggaaccctaTGATCGATACCAGGGTCgaacctccggcgtccagaaatataactcgtagtcaccatcagtaccaggagtcaccaactgtacctgtaataatgatcaaacccttccccactcacgggtgtcgtctaggccagggtaaagtcgagagaaacgcagcataaataacctttcgcagaatatcatcctgtgcacacccgatgtatgcaccgataatatcccaccagggtctgaactgctcgtgatatcaatgttccgctaagtggcgcaataccacccgcttcccatgaatcactctattcctaggtttcctagatttcactcatagcctgggtattgggccttttacctcgagtaactcccaccccaaacagagaaacacagacagcacagcagatgaaacatgaatgaatgcaaacaataaatgcaaacagtaaatgcaaatatatacaaatgaatgcaataaatacaacaacaaacagcaaccaaaaccctaatcctagagagcgctaggagagactcgctcagggaagatggaccagcataggtcaacttctctatatccccagcagagtcgccagctgtcgcatcacgcgaaaaaccggcgggaaaagaaagaaacaacagagccgccaccgtgcgttatttatcccaaaagagggaaaggaaacgctcagagtaaacctaggaaagaacatggtctcgcgaccaaagaggatgggttcgggagtcggttatgcgaagggaaggtattagcacccctacgcatccgtagtactctacgggatccacgcacaataggaaggaatattggttgctaaacacgctgctcaaacacacacacactggctgaaagagacaaaagagactgactgaaactgactcggcaggacatcgtatcctgggcctacttagtctatcaggcatagacatcagagtcgaagtagttcggactggggagacgacacatgctcgctaggatatcgtatcctatgcatacgtatcttctcggacgagagaagaatcagagcattcgtagctcggctgacacgcacacaaacaaaacaagacaaaggcaaacgtggagcccgaatgccaatcactggacttacatcagcatccgaaccagaaaacacacacaggaaaccaactgccaatcgctggacttatgtcggactccaaccagaacacacacaagggtggttaagacacaaagggtgaaaaagaaaaagggcgcccggagagatcaactcaatctcctgcctacatacttcatctggtatgaagatcagggcgatgtagttcccctacgcagggacaaaggactagcctaaccagataacagagggagacacaactctagggagactacgactcgagcctagatgttgtcatgcaaagtcaaccctaagttaaggtttctagctaaatggcacgagggccaacctatcctggatacggcttgcacaggaagcaagggtctcgattgcaactagggcaagagaaaggggaggtctcaatcgcaacgagggcgagagaaaagaattagtgttagtggttagtcaaactcggcaagacatcgcgtctcgtgcctacgtatctcatctggacatgagaatcagagttgccgtagttcggcaaaacaattactgttggtttgtgttttttaagtggacaacatcactgcacaatctacctgatgctcgacctttggagacttactcatctgtagtagaaggagtgaatgtatccttaagaggggacggtgtttgtttgtgttttaaaaaaaacaagcaagaaaggaagtcctatacgaaggaaccgtgctaccttaattgtcatgcaaacgagactacgcggagtctaacaacctaggggatacaatcacaccacaaGCACACACAAACATGTtcagcataaaataaacacaccaacaagggggctcaaacatgggttaggttttagtcgaggggtcatatcaacctcgacaaacaaacctctgaaatggggtgagtgttgctcttaaccttgccattgaggggctaaggtgaagcagatgaaaggagatgaggggtgtgcctcattgcttctatccctggcctgggagagcatttgacaagaatgtgtgggttcagaaagtgggaacccttctacacattagatactgactcaactgtgcaattgcacaagatcttgggtttttatctgaaatgcatcaacacagtggtgtgagcaagacagaagacacattgaatagcaggggatagattgcttatccctgggttctgccaattgcctcttcacttaggaggtctttgactctgtacaaggacaaattaaacatacacaagcattgcctcttaaggaggacttcagacagtttgcccggccaaataacgaGCCGGGTCTCCAtactacatgaagaagaagtaattatacctcaaaagcaattgctaaatagcaaagcaagcaagttcagagaacttaagcaactaaaagggtacctgaaatagtccAACTAATCAGCAAACcgttcaacagtttaaatcaaaaggaaatgaatcaaacaattaaatcagagggaccaatgtgcaaagcacaagactcaagtcacatgagtcacacctacaaaacaaaggttagcacatgatataatcaaattcaaccaaatttgtatggtttctttgaagcactatgcttaacctgaaacagatgaactcaacataagtccaaaagaccactaggacaagcctagggtcaaaaacaaaagggaaagtcaaagcagcaaacaaatagtcaaccaaagtcaagtcaaacatttaagaagcaagcacaattggattcaaactcatatcatgcatcattgtcatttcataaaccaaagaaggcaaggcatggcaaatgaaagcatATAAAGGTCAACAACAAAACTCagctcaaaagcaaacataaccaattccaaaaaatcatgaaataattcatactcaatcacaatccataacataacatgcatatgaaatttcagctcaattggatcatgggaagatggtcaattaaaatcaggagGTCAAACAAGtttcaagtatgcacaaagaagtcaaacatacatgggtcaacttcaaaaaatcataactaaatgaaaacagatgagaaatggatgggattaacaccaatgcaaagctcaagatgtctagtatgcacatgtaaagtttcatgatcatacaataaggcatgagaatttcccaaatggaatggccagaagtgtcacacaaagtcaacatttgactaggcagggaagaaaaatcacaaacaaatgagaaattgcacaattaaatccaggaaaaatcatacacaaactagacatatgagagaacaatcatgtaaaatttcacattatttgaaggtcagaaagcatgtgaacaaaaatcatgaaatggcatatcattggtgtgacacaaattgtcacaccctacttcagaaaatcacatctcacacaccacatatgataaatgcacaaactttacatcaaaatgagcatgaatgagtgtagattaaccacaaaaaatttcaactcAAATGTATTtaacatgatcatttcacaatggttttgACAACATGTACAAGATATGGTCACAttacacaaaccctaaggccatttaaaaaccaatgatccaaaaaatctggaaaaatcatgattaaataatagacattcatgtgaaaatgatggaaaaaatttcatgaattttggagcTAAATTGAGTGAGTTGTGAATTTTAGAAGATGATGAACAAATTGGAGCAAACATGGACAAAGAACATGAATAACCAAAGTCAAACAAGTTGACCAGTGGCACTTTTGTAATTGTGCGCCTCATTTAGCAAAACGCCGCGTTTTGCTCACGGCCAGGGAAATGTTCCCATTGGTCAGTTCCAATGGAACAGTAAATTGCAACATGATTATTGGTCGTTCTGGGCATGGCTTTCAGCAATTAGGGTTTTTAAACATACAGTAACAACATTCATCATCTACAAAATCGTGCTTGatgaaatttttccagaaatcccAAATAAATACATAGACATGATCAGCAAGGCAAGGTGAACAACAATCCAGCATTGATTTTCCACAAAACACAGTCATATGCATGAATCGAGCAGAAGAAATATGAACATCAAACTTTGTTCATGAATGAAACTTTCCAGAAATGGACAATGGGCATACCAATAGAAGCTTTAGAGCATGTACAAAACAAATCCCACAACCATTTACATCAATTTGAaccaacaaataaacaacaaGCAAAAACACATTTAAGCACCAGATTTCAGTTCATCATAACTTTGTAAATACTCAGCCGTTTTTAATGATTCAAAGTGCAAAATAACCAGCAATGTAAGGTCTACACAAAGCATAGCAACATTTAGAGAAATGAGGGATTCGAAActttacttgattttgaagaaaaagTGAAACAGTGTTGTTTTGATGGTGCAAGCTTGAAACAGATGTCCACAGAGCTTCCAAAGGAGGTATGGTGGAGTAATATTAGCTCAGTGATGCTTGTTGCTGCTCGAAATCCAATCTTCCATGGCTGAGCTCTTTGAAAACATAACGCTATAAGGCTGTGACAGCTGGTGTTTGGTGCTGCAAAAAGCTCCCAAATATTTGCCAAGTGATGAAGGAAGCAAGAGTGGTTCGAGCTCTTTGAAGGTTTTGAGCAAAAAGAGCAAAGATATCAAAATGGTGATTTGAGAGAAGAGAGAATTTCTGTGCGAATGGAGGCTGCAACTAGGTTTAGAAATGTCAGAAAATAGTTTATATATGACTGTTTAACATTGCTTAATGAAGTGGTAAGCATACTTAACACAAATGAAGCCAAACTTGCATTTTACTAATTATGAACCAAAGGTGCATATGGAGGTATGGTCTGCACGAAATGGGCCTTGGAACAAGTCTCAAATGTCAATTAAAACAAGTTCCCAATAGCCAATTATGCTGAAAAgccttaattcaaaaagtcaaccattggtcaaacttgaattttaatgaaacaagtcaaaaaatgccattttgattggcaaggttttggtacatgatgcttatatttttggaaagaggggatcaaatgtggtttgtaggaaaaaaccccatcaaatttggccaaaggaatcatgagatatggccatttgaagttcatgaaaatgtgaaaatgatttgaccatatcttgcaaaccattcatgggatttgagagttcttggactttttggaaatgggagaacaagatcttcaactttcatgttgggaaaaaattcatttgaagcttgtatcatgatgcaagtggagggtcaagaagtttccatttttggcagttaaaattacaggtccagtttctatttttggaaattttctgattggcttcaaattcttcaaggatgttgattgccatgacacatgaggcctattgggacatgaacaagctctctcaaaccatttccatccatcaaaaccataaaatcaaccacagttgaccaactttgactttctagggtttttgactgatTGTGCACtgactgatggcttctgaacatccaacccttgacttgaacacttcaaatggaccttcaagtcatgtgaacttgttggacaaaccctagggccttggctccttgagaaacacctttgcttgattggttgactgatctcctgatcagtttgacctaattcttgacttgcttgctcttgaggcaactggggacaatgcaatgctatgcaatggaccatgatatgctatgacctaatatgaaatggtatgtacaatgataggtgcaaatttgaggtgctacaccctccgtaggggaactacgttgccctgatcctcataccagatgaggtacgtaggcaggagatgagctgatctctctgggcgccctttttgttttgtctttgtgtgtgttaggagatggatgtaagcccagcgattggcattccgtatcctcttgttgtgtgcttggaagctgatataagtccagcgattggcattcgggttccagtgtgggtgtgcttggttcggaagctgatataagtccagcgattggcatttgggttccatgtttgcccatttttgtgtggagttcgacgtaagcccagcgattggcagtcgatttcctgtgttgttttgtttggcgtgcgtgagccgagctacgaatgctctgattcttcttcgtccgagaagatacgtatgcataggatgcgatatcctagcgagcatgtgttttcccccagtccgaactactttgactctgatgtctatgcctgatagactaagtaggcccaggatgcgatatcctgccgagtcagtcttgtttgttttcttgtgtctctttcagccaatgtgtgtttgtttgtgagcagtgtttagcaaccatattccttccttttgtgcgtggatcccgtcgagtacgacggatgcgtaggggtgctaataccttcccttcgcataaccgactcccgatcccattctctttggtcgcgagaccatgctttttccaggtttactctgagcgtttcctttccctcttttgggataaataacgcacggtggcggctctgttgttcttgttttcccgccggtttttcgcgtaatgcgacactcgTCACTTCATTTGATGAGGCAACAAAGAGGACGAATCACCTCGCCATTCCATTTGACGAGGACATGAAGAAGTAGGTACAACTCGTCAATCAAAGTGACGAGCCATAGTGCAGGCTATTGGCATTGTATTTTCCCTTCAGCGTGGGAATCTCTTGTGATAGGGAATCCTTACAATTTTTTTTTGCATGCATGACATGCAATGCAATGTCTAATCCTCTACTATTCAAACTTTTaccaaatttttttattataattttacCACTATAAATAATCAATACTTCTACACTTCTTACTCATCATCTACCTACAATTTCTATTTCACACATTCTTACCCTCTTCAAATATTTACTCTCTTCAATTTCTACACTTCCTTTCAAGATGTCTTTCTTATGGATGAGCGAATCACACCGTGGGACGGCGGCAAACATTGCCGAATACGTAAGTCTCATTCAAATTTACCGTTTTTTATTATCGTTTTTTATTATCGTTTTTTATTTCCGTTCTTTATTATACCAAATATTCATTActgttatttattttaatttcagCAAGATGGAAAATTTCGGGTTCATTCGCATTTATATATTCAACCAAGTGCGGTTATAATACCGTACTTGGAGCTAGCAGGTTTTGCAAATGTGGCAAAAATTGCAAGTCTAAAAGTAGACTCTAAACTCATTGTGGCATTGTTAGAGAGATGGAGACCGGAGACACATACATTTCATTTACCAACAGGTGAATGTACCATCACATTAGAGGATGTGAGTATGTTATTCGGTCTCCGAATCCATGGAAAAGCTGTCAATGACCCAACAAACGTAACCAATGACGTTTACATGGAAAATTTGGGCATCGAACCAACCGCCTCGGATAAAAATGGGGCTTCAGTCAAAATTGTTTGGCTAGAAGCAGTATTAACGCAACTCAAAAATAACCCTAACCCGTCCGAGGCAGAAAATATTTTACATGCAAAAATTTATATTTTACTTTTAATTGCTACTTTTTTAATGCCAGATAAAAGTCACAATTTGTTGCATTCTTCTTGGTTACCTTTAGTAGGAGACCTTGAAAAATGTAATTCATACAGTTGGGGTTCTGCTTGTTTGGCTACACTATATAGACATATGTGCAAGGCGGCCCATAGAGGAGTAAAGAGCATAGGAGGATGTGTGGTATTACTAATTGTATGGGCATTCACATGCATACCCTTGATAGCCCCGGTTAGTAACGAGGTTCCATCATTTCCTTATGCATTAAGGTAACGAttttcatttaaatgcaatttATATTTATCAAAATTATTTATACGTCACTTAAAcgtattttttttaatatgcaAGATGGTGCAAACGAGGTATGAATTATCGAACTAATCCTCGACATCATTTACAAGGGTACCGTGTTGCAATAGAACACATGGAAGAAAAAGATGTAAGAATGATTAATTATAATATTtaacttatttaaatttattttatacattctaatattatttataatattaaacttatttaaatttattgtatacattctaatattaattataatattaaagttatttattttatacattctaatagttatatttcttttaacagtttatttggaggccgTACATACAATATCCAGTGCCTGATTATAATGACAGCCGAGTCTGGAGTGCAACAACATATATCATATGTTTCTATACCGTTGAGATGCATCAGACGAATCGAGTCAAACTCCAATTTGGATTTGAACAACAAATACCGTCTACGCCAAGATGTCTAAGTGAACACCATAACATGACTATGGTCCAAGCTTGGGACACGCATTGACAAGATTTAAATGAAGAAGAGCTGAAAGAATGGAAAAGAAGAAGGCATTTGGTGTTACAAGGAAACTCGGTAATTGGTGAGTCTAAGCCGGATAGAGAATACATGAATTGGTTTTTATCAATTCCTTTTATGCACGTTGCTCCGACACAATTTTTGGATGATCCCCGTCAACGTCTAGCTTCTTCAACCCAACACACAACATCACCCCCACAACAACATAACCAACCATCATCCTCAGCTCAACAAACATACCAACACATCCAGACCACCCAACAACACACCATTTATTCCACCTCAACCCAACACC encodes:
- the LOC127125740 gene encoding serine/threonine-protein phosphatase 7 long form homolog, which translates into the protein MLFGLRIHGKAVNDPTNVTNDVYMENLGIEPTASDKNGASVKIVWLEAVLTQLKNNPNPSEAENILHAKIYILLLIATFLMPDKSHNLLHSSWLPLVGDLEKCNSYSWGSACLATLYRHMCKAAHRGVKSIGGCVVLLIVWAFTCIPLIAPVSNEVPSFPYALRWCKRGMNYRTNPRHHLQGYRVAIEHMEEKDFIWRPYIQYPVPDYNDSRVWSATTYIICFYTVEMHQTNRVKLQFGFEQQIPSTPRCLSEHHNMTMVQAWDTH